In one Mycobacteroides chelonae genomic region, the following are encoded:
- a CDS encoding LLM class flavin-dependent oxidoreductase translates to MRFQLLDIVFYLPNPATGALAPAADRLNRVVETAVLAESLGLDSFAVGERHAGDVLSSAPTVLLGAVAAATERILLSTGVTVLSLLDPVRAAEDFATIDQLSRGRLEIVIGKGNEDRQYPLMGLDIAKQYEYLQENYELLRRLLREEHVDWTGTHRHPLADATTLPRPYDGPFRIWHGSATSTFAVELAAKWGDPIVTANALQPKENYKILIDRYRELYAQNGHDPANLHVGAGSGGLYLADTTKQAIAQYRPIYEARLAQMAKLKDHPKAVGKFPSFESIEDAADRGPVLAGSPERVAEKIIQWHEAFGHEFQSISLSPEADFEEQKDTLRRFAEEVVPLVKSEITSTLWSAQDAQRAKGFTAV, encoded by the coding sequence ATGCGCTTTCAGCTTCTCGACATTGTCTTCTATCTGCCGAACCCCGCCACGGGGGCATTGGCGCCCGCCGCCGACCGGCTGAACCGCGTGGTCGAGACCGCGGTCTTGGCTGAAAGCCTGGGTTTGGATTCCTTTGCAGTCGGGGAGCGGCATGCGGGAGACGTGCTGTCTTCGGCGCCCACGGTACTGCTGGGAGCGGTGGCTGCGGCGACCGAACGGATCCTGTTGTCCACCGGCGTTACGGTGCTCTCCCTCTTGGACCCGGTGCGTGCGGCGGAGGACTTCGCCACCATCGACCAGCTGAGCCGCGGCCGGCTCGAGATCGTCATCGGGAAGGGCAATGAAGACCGGCAGTACCCGTTGATGGGGCTGGATATCGCCAAGCAGTATGAGTACTTGCAAGAGAATTATGAGCTGCTACGGCGGCTACTGCGCGAGGAACACGTCGACTGGACGGGCACGCACCGGCATCCGCTGGCCGACGCGACAACCCTGCCCAGGCCGTACGACGGGCCGTTCCGGATCTGGCATGGGTCGGCGACCTCGACGTTCGCGGTTGAACTCGCCGCGAAGTGGGGCGATCCGATAGTCACCGCAAATGCTTTGCAGCCCAAGGAGAACTACAAGATTCTCATCGACAGGTATCGGGAGCTGTACGCGCAGAACGGGCACGACCCGGCCAATCTGCACGTGGGTGCGGGTTCGGGAGGGCTCTACCTGGCGGATACAACCAAACAGGCCATCGCGCAGTACCGGCCGATCTACGAGGCACGCCTGGCGCAGATGGCCAAGCTCAAGGACCACCCGAAGGCCGTTGGCAAGTTTCCTTCCTTCGAATCCATCGAGGACGCGGCGGATCGCGGCCCGGTGCTGGCCGGTTCGCCGGAACGCGTGGCCGAGAAGATCATTCAGTGGCATGAGGCCTTCGGTCACGAGTTCCAGTCGATTTCGTTGAGCCCCGAGGCCGACTTCGAGGAGCAGAAGGACACCCTGCGCCGATTCGCCGAAG
- a CDS encoding VOC family protein → MITELDSVLLDVPNLADAKAAYARLLGTDTPHPQLHLGLPDWAMHPGLLFGVADLSSAARTVDRRGLALASHGELVAGQADGLTLGLRARPATHAAPMSEQIDHLVLFSPNRDRIIATLCGRLGFDLRLDRMQSWGVHQLFFRCAGLVVEVVLRDDDPAGPDSLWGIAWRTNDIDASHARLTDADVTLSAIRDGHKPGTRVATVKDPGLAVPTILIEQR, encoded by the coding sequence ATGATCACCGAACTGGACTCGGTGCTTCTCGACGTTCCAAATCTCGCTGACGCAAAGGCTGCCTATGCGCGGCTGCTCGGAACGGACACTCCGCACCCCCAGCTCCATCTCGGGCTCCCGGATTGGGCAATGCACCCCGGGTTGCTGTTCGGCGTCGCAGACCTGTCGTCCGCGGCGCGGACGGTCGATCGCCGCGGCCTAGCACTGGCCTCGCACGGAGAGCTCGTAGCAGGACAGGCCGACGGACTCACCCTGGGACTACGCGCGCGACCGGCAACACACGCGGCCCCGATGAGCGAGCAGATCGATCACCTGGTGCTGTTCTCCCCCAATCGCGACAGGATCATCGCGACGCTCTGCGGACGGCTCGGCTTCGATCTGCGCCTGGACCGCATGCAGTCGTGGGGCGTACACCAACTGTTTTTCCGCTGCGCGGGCCTGGTGGTTGAGGTGGTGCTGCGCGATGACGACCCCGCCGGACCCGACTCACTGTGGGGAATCGCCTGGCGCACCAATGATATTGACGCCTCGCATGCTCGGCTAACGGATGCCGACGTCACTCTCAGTGCCATCCGAGACGGCCACAAGCCAGGCACCAGAGTCGCGACGGTCAAAGATCCAGGGCTGGCAGTCCCCACAATTTTGATTGAACAGCGCTAG
- a CDS encoding AIM24 family protein: MTTPNPGSWQPDPDGRFEFRWHDGHRWTDQVAHQGKVSSAPLGGSAPAAPQPSPSTQAAQPAAQAQPLGDQFSGISGDLVDGRFSENEAKPISNQNAKLLRVRLGEPFLARQGSMVAYQGNVDFAFEGGGAAKFLKKAITGEGLPLMRCSGQGDVFLAERAFDVHLLNLNNAGLSISGKNVLAFSAGLNWNIERVKGASMVTGGLFNTTLRGTGWVALTTDGPPVVLNAAEAPTFADTNAVVAWSANLQTQLKTSFKAGALIGRGSGEALQVSFQGQGFVIVQPSEGVPVVTAG; the protein is encoded by the coding sequence ATGACGACTCCGAACCCGGGAAGCTGGCAACCCGACCCCGACGGACGATTCGAGTTCCGCTGGCACGACGGTCACCGCTGGACGGATCAGGTAGCCCATCAGGGAAAAGTCAGTTCAGCTCCGCTAGGAGGCTCCGCACCGGCCGCCCCACAGCCCAGCCCATCAACCCAAGCCGCACAACCGGCAGCACAGGCCCAACCTCTCGGAGACCAATTCTCAGGTATCAGTGGAGATTTGGTGGACGGCCGCTTTAGCGAGAATGAGGCGAAACCAATCTCGAACCAGAACGCCAAACTGTTGCGCGTTCGTCTTGGCGAGCCATTCCTGGCGCGTCAAGGATCAATGGTGGCCTACCAGGGCAATGTCGATTTCGCCTTCGAAGGCGGCGGTGCGGCGAAGTTCTTGAAGAAGGCAATCACCGGAGAAGGCTTGCCGCTCATGCGGTGTTCGGGCCAGGGCGACGTATTCCTGGCCGAGCGCGCCTTCGACGTTCATCTACTAAACCTCAACAACGCGGGCCTTTCGATCAGCGGCAAGAACGTGCTGGCCTTCTCGGCAGGCCTGAACTGGAACATCGAGCGGGTCAAGGGCGCCAGCATGGTCACCGGCGGCCTGTTCAACACGACATTGAGGGGAACAGGGTGGGTGGCCTTGACTACCGACGGTCCGCCGGTGGTGCTCAATGCCGCAGAGGCGCCGACATTCGCCGACACGAACGCCGTGGTGGCGTGGTCGGCCAACCTTCAGACACAGCTCAAGACGAGCTTCAAGGCCGGCGCCCTCATTGGCCGCGGTTCGGGCGAGGCACTCCAAGTCTCATTCCAGGGCCAGGGATTTGTCATCGTGCAACCATCCGAGGGCGTTCCTGTTGTCACCGCCGGCTAG
- a CDS encoding helix-turn-helix domain-containing protein, producing MPTISPPTARVIRIVEMLATATQPKSLSEIATSTGIPRATATAVVNELESAGWLTRDGELRYRVGPAMPRAVEATMPREVQDVLGRIAGAAQAGATISRISPKTLTIVAKAQAGHRAVTGFAVGQTIPLAFPAGSAVMPWRSSEERAQWLGTARGLSARSGQRLLRQVSDCGYVIYRPDHDDTGMVDLLSDLLGSVGSEVMEAALRERLLRQLSRLTSRLYSRDELVSDDVLPISYLAAPIFVGADAAYELQLGPLLPSATRAEREVLITTLTRGARELSGLMTL from the coding sequence ATGCCGACCATTTCACCGCCGACCGCACGCGTCATAAGAATCGTGGAAATGCTCGCTACTGCAACACAACCCAAATCGCTGAGCGAGATCGCCACAAGTACAGGTATTCCCCGTGCCACCGCCACCGCCGTGGTGAACGAGCTGGAATCGGCGGGATGGTTGACGCGCGATGGTGAGCTTCGTTATCGGGTTGGGCCGGCGATGCCACGTGCGGTTGAGGCGACCATGCCCCGCGAGGTTCAGGACGTGCTGGGCCGAATCGCCGGGGCAGCACAGGCGGGGGCGACCATCAGCCGAATCAGTCCGAAGACATTGACGATCGTCGCCAAGGCGCAAGCGGGACACAGGGCTGTCACCGGATTCGCGGTCGGGCAGACGATACCGCTGGCCTTTCCCGCGGGTTCGGCCGTGATGCCCTGGCGTTCATCGGAAGAACGCGCGCAGTGGCTCGGCACCGCCCGCGGCTTGAGCGCGCGTTCCGGCCAGCGGCTTCTGCGGCAGGTTTCCGACTGCGGATACGTGATCTACCGCCCCGACCATGACGACACCGGGATGGTTGATCTGCTCTCGGATCTGCTCGGTTCGGTGGGCTCGGAGGTGATGGAGGCGGCGCTCCGCGAGCGGCTGTTGCGACAGTTGTCCCGGCTCACCTCGCGTCTGTACTCGCGCGACGAGCTGGTATCCGACGATGTGCTGCCGATCAGCTATCTAGCGGCGCCCATCTTCGTGGGTGCCGATGCCGCCTACGAACTTCAGCTGGGGCCGCTGCTGCCCAGTGCGACCCGCGCGGAGCGAGAAGTACTGATCACGACGTTGACCCGGGGGGCCCGGGAGCTTTCGGGGCTGATGACTCTCTAG
- a CDS encoding SDR family oxidoreductase: MILDRFRLDGNVAIVTGAGRGLGAAIAEAFAQAGADVLIASRTESQLHEVAAKVAAAGRQAEVVVADLSDTEASASLAQKAVDRFGRLDIVVNNVGGTMPKPFLDTTNDDLAEAFSFNVLNGHALLRTAVPHLLKSDNASVINITSTMGRLPGRAFLGYCTAKGALAHYTRTAAMDLSPRIRVNGIAPGSILTSALEVVAGNDEVRGTLEKNTPLHRLGDPADIAAAAIYLASPAGSFLTGKVLEVDGGLIAPNLDIPLPDLA, translated from the coding sequence ATGATTCTGGACCGCTTTAGGCTCGACGGCAACGTCGCGATCGTTACCGGCGCGGGTCGTGGACTGGGCGCGGCGATCGCGGAGGCGTTCGCGCAGGCGGGTGCCGATGTGCTGATCGCCTCGCGTACCGAATCCCAACTGCACGAGGTCGCCGCGAAGGTGGCTGCTGCGGGACGCCAGGCCGAGGTCGTCGTGGCCGATCTGTCCGATACCGAAGCATCTGCCTCCCTGGCACAGAAGGCCGTCGACCGGTTCGGGCGACTCGACATCGTAGTCAACAATGTGGGCGGCACCATGCCGAAACCCTTCTTGGACACTACTAACGACGACCTCGCCGAGGCCTTCTCGTTCAACGTTCTCAACGGTCACGCACTGTTACGTACCGCGGTGCCGCATCTACTCAAGTCTGACAACGCTTCGGTCATCAACATCACGTCCACCATGGGCCGGCTTCCGGGCCGCGCCTTCCTCGGATACTGTACCGCCAAGGGTGCGCTTGCGCACTACACCCGCACGGCTGCAATGGATTTGAGTCCGAGAATCCGCGTCAACGGCATCGCCCCCGGCTCTATACTCACCTCTGCACTGGAGGTCGTGGCGGGCAACGACGAAGTGCGCGGGACCCTCGAAAAGAACACGCCACTACACCGGCTGGGCGATCCGGCCGATATCGCGGCGGCCGCAATCTATCTCGCATCGCCAGCCGGCAGCTTTCTCACCGGCAAGGTCCTCGAAGTCGATGGCGGCCTCATCGCACCCAATCTCGACATTCCCCTACCCGACCTCGCCTGA